From a region of the Haematobia irritans isolate KBUSLIRL chromosome 4, ASM5000362v1, whole genome shotgun sequence genome:
- the LOC142236003 gene encoding uncharacterized protein LOC142236003, protein MSEILNVSEKPFSDENITKKDYHSYVPYIRSFKNNDEIRITIQNQDLYVLPAESYIYIEGTITVASGERAINARLKNNCVAHMFDEIRYELNGVEIDRSRYLGISSTIKNFASLTSFESNMLLNAGWSSLEDISVNTFNFYVPLKMLLGFAEDFHKIILHSKHDLILLRSSSDSQACYSSDPKENLNLTITNVMWRIPHVHLSDIMKVKVMKTVRDGTSLPIAFRSWDCHFNPTFFGSMKCNWNVKLSLNRERPRFILFAFVREGKFAHCNLTNIKVHLNSETYPYDDLNLKFDENRYAILYEMYTKFQENYYQRESYPILSLKKFKESPIIVIDVSHQNEMIKHGPIDVKLEIETSKLIPQNTHAYCLILHDRLMEYTPLTAVVRKII, encoded by the coding sequence ATGTCTGAAATTCTTAATGTATCCGAAAAGCCTTTTTCAGatgaaaatattactaaaaaagACTACCATAGTTATGTCCCATATATTCGTTCATTTAAAAACAATGATGAAATAAGAATAACCATACAAAATCAAGATTTGTATGTATTACCGGCTGAAAGTTATATTTACATAGAGGGTACCATAACAGTGGCCAGTGGAGAAAGAGCAATCAATGctcgtttgaaaaacaattgtgTAGCGCACATGTTTGATGAAATCCGATATGAGCTTAATGGTGTTGAAATTGATCGATCGAGATATCTTGGAATATCaagtacaataaaaaatttcgcaTCTCTAACAAGTTTTGAGAGTAATATGCTTCTAAACGCAGGATGGAGTTCTTTAGAGGATATATCCGTAAACACATTCAACTTTTATGTTCCATTGAAGATGTTACTCGGTTTTGCTGAAGACTTCCATAAAATTATCTTGCATAGCAAACATGATCTTATACTTCTGCGAAGTTCTAGTGATAGCCAAGCATGCTATTCATCGGATCCCAaagaaaatctaaatttaacCATCACCAACGTGATGTGGAGGATTCCCCATGTTCACCTCTCTGACATAATGAAAGTAAAAGTTATGAAAACAGTGCGCGATGGTACGTCGTTACCAATTGCATTTCGAAGTTGGGATTGCCATTTTAACCCCACATTCTTTGGTTCGATGAAGTGCAATTGGAATGTCAAGTTGTCGTTGAACAGGGAGAGACCACGCTTCATTTTGTTTGCATTTGTACGAGAAGGAAAGTTTGCTCATTGTAATTTAACCAATATaaaagttcatttgaactctgaGACCTATCCATAtgatgatttaaatttaaaatttgatgagAATCGATATGCCATACTCTACGAAATGTATacgaaatttcaagaaaactattATCAAAGGGAGTCATATCCAATTTTAAGTCTTAAAAAGTTCAAAGAATCACCAATAATAGTCATTGATGTTAGCCATCAAAATGAAATGATAAAGCATGGACCAATAGATGTCAAACTCGAgattgaaacgagtaaattaatCCCTCAAAATACTCATGCCTACTGTCTTATATTACATGATCGATTGATGGAATACACACCTTTGACTGCAGTTGtccgaaaaattatttaa